The nucleotide window CAGTGAGTACTTAACGACCGAAAAGTTGAGTGCCCAAATAACGGCTACTAAAAAGAGGGATAATTCTACAAGAGATTTTTTGGAGAGGTTCAATGGTAGTGATGTAATTAGAAAAGAAAATTAAACCATAAAGGTAGGGGATAATTGGCAAAGTGTCTTGGAGTATTACAATTATTAATGTGGGAATGGGAATATTTTAATATCAAGTGTTGGATTTTCTAATAGTTACCCTTAACTTTGGTCACTTTCTGACTAACAGTCATTTATATAAGAACAAATGGGTAAAAAGGATCGAAAGGCGCGTGAGAAAGAGCGTCGAAGGAATCAAATACTTGATGCTGCGGAAAAGGTTATTTTTTCTCAAAGCCTGGAGCAAGCAACAATGGATGAAATTGCCGAGGAAGCCGAGCTCAGCAAGGGTACATTGTATCTGTATTTTAAAAATAAAACGGAACTTTATATTGCTATTACCCAACGCGGGTCGGATCTGCTGAACAGCAAATTCGCCAAAGTATTTTCGGGAGCTCATGACCATACTGGGCTCGAGCTAATTCGAAAAATGGGCGAAACCTATTTGGATTTTGTTCGTGAATATCCCAATTACTTTACGGCATTTATGTATTATGAGTCGCTGAGTGACGTAAAAGTCCTTGAAGATAGCACCTATGCAGAACAATGTGATCAAAATAGGCGTGAAGCATTGAACTTTATGATACGTGCTTTGCAGATCGGTATGCAGGACGGTTCTGTTGATGATCAATATGAGCCTAAAGAGTTGGCGACGATTATTTTTGCCAGTACAAGAGGACTTACGGCCATGGTTCATGCCAGTGGAAGAGGTCATCATGCTCAGCTTTTGGATGAAATTGAAGTGGGAGTGAGTACCATATTCGAAAACTTTCTGAACCTATTAGTGAAGGGGATGGCTTCTCCAAATGAATTAAAAAATTCTGAAAATGGTTAGAAATGACTGTCGTTCATTTTGTTTGTAACAATGGGAGATAAGTCACGTAATGACATGCCTTGTTATGCACAATATTTAACCGCAAAACTATACTTTGTAACTATATTATTTCTATGCATCCAACGAATATTTTGAAAATTGGATTAACAGTAATTTTGTCACTCTCCATATCGACTACGGTTTTGGGGCAGCAAGATTCAACGCAAACTGCTTTTGAAGAGATAGAGGAAAATCCCGGTGCGATTTCACTTGATCAGGCTATACAGATAGCACTGGCTAACAATACCGAAATAAAGCGTTCACTCCTTTCCGTACGTGATGCAGACCAGCAAGTACGCACAGCATGGAGTAACGTAATGCCGGAAATTACATCTTCGGCAAACTATACACGCAACCTGGAGGTACCGGTTAACTTTATTCCGGAAGTTGTTTTTGATCCCAATGGCGACCCTGATAAGTTGGTGCCTGTGGCATTTGGAACCGATAACAACTGGCAGGGAGGGTTTACCATTTCTCAAACTATTTTCAATGGACAGGCTTTTGTAGGTGTTAGTACCTCGGGCTTGTTTAAAACAGCTCAATCAGAAGGAATGCGAGCTACGGCCCAGGGAATTGTAACGCAAACGCGGATGGCCTACTACCAGGTGTTAATTGCAAAGGAACAGGTGCGGTTGCAGCAGAGCAGATTAGATCGTGTACAAGAAAATTTAGATGATACTCGTAAGAGTTATGAGCAGGGGCTTGTTGATAAATATGCAGTAACGCAGCTCGAAGTCCAGCTTGAAAATATTAAACCCAACTTAACAAGTGCCAAATTTTCCGAAAAAGAGTCCATACGTAACTTGTTGGATGCAATGGGGCTACCTGTAAGCTTGAGTTTAGAGGTAAAAGGGGATTTGAGTGGTTATGACATCCAGTCTGCTAATGCATCTGAAATAGAAAATAAGGCCATTAAAAAGGTTGATCGTATGACCGCCCTTTCATTAGAGTCAGATTCAGCATTATTACAGAGGGCTTTTGAAATGCGTGGAGACTTGCGTGTGCTTGATGTACAGCAGCAATTGCAGGAGAAGCGAATAAAGGCTGAAAAGAGTAAGTATCTACCCAGCGTGCAGGCCAATTATAATATGCAGTGGACGGCTGCCCAGTCTGGAACGCCCGTCTTTTTTGGATCAGAACAGCAGCGAGCCCGGTCACAAACCTTTATGGTGGGGGTGCAGCTACCAATATTTCAGGGATTCAGACGCGATGCGGCGATCCAGCAGGCGCAAATTCAACAGAAGGATCTGCAGTTGCAAGAGTATCAAGCTAAGCGAACCGCGGAGAGTGAAATCACATCGGCAGAAGAAAGTATAAGAGAAGCTTTTCAGATTGAGTCTGCGCGTAAGCGGGCGCTGGATTTGGCTCAAGAGGGATATGATCGTGCCTTGAAGAGATATCAGTCCGGACTCGGATCACAACAAGAAGTGACGGATGCAGAGCTTCAGCTACGTGAGGCCGAAGTTGGGTATGCCCAGATGGTGTTTAATTATTTGGCAGCAAAGGCCCAGTACGATCAGGCGGTTGGCAAGGTGCCTTTCGTCGAAGAAGATGTAGAACCTATTAAAAATAAGATTGAACTCGAATAAACGAACCTACGAACAATGAAGAAATTATTTGTACTTGCATTTAGCACGCTGATTTTTGCATCAGCTTGTGGAAATGGACCGGCAACGGAAAATGAGACCGAAAATGATGCTGTTGCCGTAACTACTGAGGAGGTTCGGCCTTCTACCTTCAAGCATTATTTGAATATACAGGGGACAGTAGAATCAGATAAAACCATTTCGATAACCCCAAAAGTTACCGCAACGGTCGAAGAAATAAATGTAAAGGCCGGCGATCAGGTTGAAAAGGGAACGGTGCTTGCCCGATTAGATGGGGAGGTTACGCGTACCCAGATTGAGGAGGTTAAATCTCAGCTTGAGTTGGCGAAAACACGCTATGAGCGGCAAAAGAATCTGCGTGAAGATAATATCGGATCAGAAATACAGCTTTTGGAAATTGAAACACAGGTTCGGTCACTGGAAAACCAGCTGGCAACGCTTCAAGAGCAATACGACAATTACTTGATGCGAGCGACAATTGGGGGAACGGTTAATCGGGTATATATCAAAGAAGGAGAAAATATTGGGCCCAATGGACCTTCCTTTCAGATTTCGAATGCTGAGGCACTGAAGGTAACGGCTGAGATTTCAGAATCCTATATCAATCGGGTTGAAACGACGGACAGTGTGACGATCACTTTGCCAAGTATTGACCGACAGATTACCAAGCCTATCGATGTAGTCGGGAATGTTATTGATCCGCTAAACAGAACATTTGGTATTGAAGTATACATCCCTAATATCGATGGAATGGTACGCCCGAATATGTTGGCCAAGCTTAAAATCAATGATTATCAGCGGGCTAATGCACTAACGGTTCCGGTTGATATTGTTCAGTCTTCGAATGGAGGCGGCCATTTGTTTGTAGCGCAGGAATCAGATTCCGGATGGGTTGCTAAGCAAAAGAAAGTAGTGATTGGGAGTAGCTATCAGGATGAAATAGTTATTGAACAAGGGCTGCAGGCTGGCGATCAAATTATTACGGTTGGATACAATGGTTTAAACGATGGCGACGCGCTTTCTATCCAAGAAAATTAATGTAAAACGATTATTCTATAATGAGTTTTAAAGAGTTTAAGCCTTCCAGTATTGCGATAAATAATCGGACGACGGTTTACCTGGTGACGGTATTAGTGACCATTATTGGGATCTTTTCGTACATCATGCTTCCCAAAGAGCAGTTTCCGGAAGTAGAGATCCCTATTTTTAATGTCGTGACGATCCAGGCGGGTTCTTCACCGGCCGATGTGGAAAACTTGATTACACGTCCGCTTGAGCAGGAACTGCGCAGCATTGATGGCATTGATAAAATAAGCAGTGTATCAAAGCAGGCGGCCTCAATTATTACGATTGAGTTTGAGACCAGTAAGGATAAGCTGGTGGCCCAGCAAGAGGTGAATGATGCGGTTGAAAAGGCCCGGGGCGATCTGCCTACGAGTCTTACTGAAGATCCCGAAGTTACTGATATCAACCTGGATGACCAGCCGATCCTCAACATTAACTTGTCTGGAAATTACGATCTGGTACAGCTGAAGCGTTTTGCTGATCAGATTCAAGATAAAGTGGAAAGCCTTTCGGGTATTAATGAGGCGGAAATTGTGGGGGCATTAGAGCCCGAGATCGAGATCAATATGGATCTGCCGAAAATGCTTGCTGCCGGTGTCACATTTCAGCAAGTACGCCAAGCGGTTTCAAATACAAATGTAACGATCTCGGCCGGAGGGCTTGATGTTGGACGCATGGAGCGGGCTGTTCGGGTTGACGGTGAGGTTACCAGCGCTGACGACTTAAGGAATTTGCTGATTACCAACAATTCGGGCCGACAGGTTTATCTGAAAGATGTGGCTGAAATCCGCAATGGATTTGCTGATCGCGAAAGTTATGCGCGTCTCAATGGTGAGGATGTGATCACCCTCAATGTAAAAAAGCAGGGTGGAGCCAATCTCATTGAAATGTCAGAGCTTACCGTCGAAACAGTAGATGAACTTAAAGAGGCGCAACTTCCGGATGGATTGAATATTACGTATACCGGAGATCGCTCCCAGGATACCCGCGATAGTGTAGCCAACTTGTTTAATACGGTTATCCTTGGATTCTTCTTCGTTGTGCTGGTGCTCATGTTCATTATGGGGGTCCAGAACGCTATTTTTGTAGGATTAGCTATTCCGCTTTCATCGCTGATTGCTTTTGCGGTCATGCCCGCGATGGAGGGATACAGCATCAATATCGTAGTACTTTTTGCACTCATCCTTGGACTTGGTATCGTTGTTGACAATGCCATTGTAATCGTTGAAAATATCTACCGGTATATTACCACTACCGAGTACGACAAGATTGAAGCGGCCAAGCGCGCGGCAGGAGAAATTGCGTTGCCGGTGATTACCGGAACGCTTACTACCATAGCACCTTTTGTTCCACTGCTTTTTTGGACGGGTATTATGGGACGTTTTATGGTGTATCTGCCAATTACGATTATTTTAACACTGACCGCCTCGCTGGTTGTGGCTTTGTTTATGAATCCCGTTTTCGCTGTTTCGTTTATGGATGATACCGATGGGAAGACCCTTGAAGATGCAGGGCATAAAGATAACAAGGGAGTCTGGATTGCCGGTGGTGTTTTTGGTGCACTTGCTGGCATATTTTATCTCGCTGGAATTCCATTCGCGGCGAATCTGCTAATCTTTTTGTATGGGCTGTATCTTTTAGAGCGATTTGTGTTAAGTCCGATGATTGTCAAGTTTAATCAGTCGGTACTGCCCCGGATTCAAGATAATTACAAAGGACTTATTGCGTGGATTTTAGAAGGACGTCGTCCTTGGTATACTCTGGGAGCCACGATTTTGTTTTTAATCGGAAGTGTTGTACTACTGGTTATCCGGTCGCCGAAGGTGGTATTTTTTGCTGAAAGTGAACCTAATTCGGTGTATGTGTATAATGAGATGCCTACCGGCACCGATCTGGAGGTAACCAACGATGTGACCAAAAAGCTTGAAGAGCGTGTTTACGATGTGCTTGGTCGTGATAATCCCGTAGTAAAATCAATTATTACCAATGTAGCTGTTGGAGCTGCTCCTCCGAATTCTATTGATCAAACGCCCAGCCCCAACAGGAGTCGAATTGCAATATCATTTGTAGATTATCAATATCGCGATGGCGTTTCTACACAGGCTTTAATGGACAAAATCCGAGAGAATGTTAAAGGCATTCCAAGTGCCCAGGTTACGGTAGAGCAAGAGCAGCAGGGACCGCCATCCGGTAAGCCAATCAATATTGAAATAACGGGAGATGAATTTGATCAGCTAATCCAAATATCAGAGCGAGTAACGAATTATATTGAATCGCAAAATATTGGCGGTATTGAGCAGTTGCGTTCAGATTTGCAAAATAATAATCCCGAAATCATTGTAGATATTGATGAGGTTAAAGCCAATAGCTATGGATTGAGTAATGCACAATTGGGGATGGAGCTCAATACGGCATTGCTGGGACAGCCGATATCAACGTATCGCGATCAAGATGAGGAGTACGATATTCGATTGCGCCTGCAAGAAGAGTATCGCTCAAACATTACAGATTTGATGAACCTTAGGATTCCTACCCCATCAGGAGGAATGATTCCAATTTCTGCGGTAGCAGATGCAGAGTATGTTAGTAATGTGGGATCGATTAATCGTATCGATTTAAATCGGGTGGTTACGGTATCCTCTAATGTACTTGAGGGATATAACGCCAATGAGATTAATGCTCAGATTCGCGAAGCCCTGCAGGATTTTGACGTACCTGAAGGATATTCGGTCTCTCTGACCGGCCAGCAAGAAGATCAGGCTGAGGCGGCCAACTTTTTATCCATTGCGTTATTTGCTGCAGTAGCACTTATCTTCTTAATACTTGTCGCACAGTTTAACTCTATCGGCAAGCCGGTTATTATCATGTCTCAGGTCGTCTTTAGTTTGATTGGAGTCTTTATCGGTTTTGCCACTTTTGGGCTGGATGTGTCGGTAGTAATGACTGGTATGGGAATTATTGCCGTTGCAGGTATTGTAGTGAAGAACGGTATTATTCTGATTGACTATACTGATATTTTGCGAAACGAAGGAAAAAGTCTCCGCGAGGCTGTTATTGAAGGGGGACGGGTGCGTTTGAATCCGGTTATTCTGACAGCAGCTTCTACGATATTAGGATTAATACCGCTGGCAATGGGAGTTAACATTGACTTCTATGGGTTGTTTGCCAGCTTTGATCCCAATATATATTTCGGCGGTGATAACGCCGATTTCTGGGGTTCGCTGGCGTGGACTATTATTTTCGGTCTCGGGTTTGCGACATTTTTGACCCTCTTCTTGGTGCCTTCGATGTACTACATTGGCGTACAGACCAAACGAAAAATAAAAGCTTTACTACCCTAACATAACACCACACAATCCCTGATAAAGGCTCGAACTTGACCGTTCGGGCCTTTTTCTTTTGGGGATGACCAACTCAGTAAAAAATAGTATCTTTGTTATCAAATTAAGTAGAACAAAAGTTTAGACCGACTCGTGATACAACGGATTCAATCAGTACTTCTTTTTTTAGCCTTTCTATTGAACGGAAGCGTATTTTTTAACGCTCTCTACAGTCATGCCATGCAAGATCCCCAGCAGTGGTTGGGCCTGAGCTTTGCCATCATTTTAACAATCGCTTCACTGGGATCGTTAGGCACTATATTTCTCTATAAAAATAGAGAAAACCACGTTAAGTGGGTTTCAATACTGCTTGCTGTACAGGTGATAGTAATCGGGATAGCTCTTGGAATTTATATCTCTCTTGGCGGTTTTGGAACTTATCTCTGGGATGAAACCATCGGTTTGGGATTATTGGCTTTGGCTCTTGTTGCTCAGCTATATGCCCGAAAAAAAATTAAGGATGATATCGAGTTGGTAAAGTCAATGGATCGTATCCGGTAACTCCTTTTTAAATTAGAAATATAGCTTCTTTTATGGCTGAAGAATATCCAAAAGTAAAAGTACTGGCAGCACTACTTGCCGGACTAACGGCTTTTGGATTCGCGCCCATTTTGGTTCGATATGCCTCCGATACGTCTCCATTGGTATTGGTGGTGTATCGTACGGTATTTGCTGCGCTCATGTTGTTTCCGTTTTGGCTGTGGATGCGTGACTCAACCGCACGATCGGGCAAGGGAGAAGAACGGCTGTGGATTGCTCTTTCCGGCATTTGCTTGGGGCTTCATTTTACCTTCTGGATTTCGTCGCTTTATTATACGTCGGTAGCGTCGGCTTCGGTGCTGGTTACTATTCATCCCATCATCATGATCTTGGTAGAGCGGCTGTGGTTTAAGCGCAACTTTGCTACAACGACCTGGATTGGCGTGTTTCTGGCATTTGCGGGATCGGTACTGCTTGGAATATCGGACAGTCAGATAGAACAAGATTTTTCTGATCCACTTTTTGGAAACTTCCTGGCCCTTACGGCTGCTATTATCTTTGTTGTCTATTTACTTATTGGACAAAAAATCCGCAAAAAACGTGAGTGGATTGATTATGTGTTTCCCGTTTATTTTTATGCAGCGGTGGCCTGTGTTCTTATCGCCGTAGTGATGGGTAAGAATTTGTTCGATATTTCAACCATTGGTGTTTGGGCGGGAGTCGGTTTGGCCTTTGGACCACAAATTTTAGGGCATGGGTCTATGAATTACGCAGTCAAATATGTATCGCCTACACTACTTTCTACACTCATTTTAGTCGAACCATTGTTAGCATCGGTGTTGGCTTTTTTCTTGTTTGCAGAGTTACCCCCAGTTGCTTCGATACTGGCGATGGTGATCATTTTAGCCGGGGTGGGATTGACTTGGAGAAGATCAGCTTGATGTTTCTGGTTGCCCCAACCTTATCGCATGATTATAGTATTTATCTTTCCTAATCTTATCAGTATACTCATCAAAATTAATTGCAAAGCTATCATTATATAATGAGGAAGTTTCTTGGTCTACTTGTAGTAATCTTATTATTTATTAGTGCAGAGGTTATTGGCCAAACGGTTAAGGTGGTTTCAGGAAGTTCTGAACAGCCTATTATAAACGTATATATTTACAATAATGGGCGTAATAAAATGGTTGCTACCAATCATGATGGAGAGGCATCTGTTGAGAAGTTTTCAGTCAATGATACGCTTAACTTTCAGCACCCCTCGTATCAACCATTGTCCTTGTCACTTGCAGAGGTAGCGCAGAAGAATTTCTTGGTTGCTTTAAAAGGTAAATCGGTATTGATGGATAATGTATATGTATCAGCAAGTAAAAGGGCCGAGGATCGTTCAAAAATTCCACAACCCATTACCCAGATCACTCAAGAAGAAATTACGTTAACAAATCCGCAGACATCGGCAGATCTTCTAAAACATTCGGGAGAAGTGTTTGTGCAGAAAAGTCAGATGGGGGGAGGAAGTCCCATGATTCGCGGATTTGCTGCCAATTCAGTGTTATTGGCTGTAGACGGTGTCAGAATGAATAATGCCATTTTTCGAAGCGGAAATTTACAGAATGTTATTTCCATTGATCCCAATGCCATTGAAACGACGGAGGTGCTATTTGGTCCGGGGGCTGTTATTTATGGTAGTGATGCACTGGGCGGGGTGATGGATTTTCAGACTATTTCGCCGGAGTTATCGTTCGATAGCACTACAGTTACTAATTTTAATGCGTTAACGAGATATGGTTCGGCCAATAATGAGCGCACTATTCACGCCGATGCTTCTTTTGGGTTTGAAAAGTGGGGCAGTACAACCAGCATTACCTATAGTAATTTTGATGATCTGAGGTCGGGCAGTGACTTTTATGATGAGTTTCCCAATTTCGGTAAACGAGAGGAGTATGTGGTTCGCCGCGGTGGTTTTGATGCTGTAGTACCCAACAAAGATGTAACTGTGCAACGATTTTCAGGATATGAGCAATTAAACCTGATGCAGAAAATCCGCTATAAACCCACTCCGAACTGGGATGTTGAATATGGGTTTCATTTTGGCAGCACTACAGATATTCCACGGTATGATCGGCTGATAGAACGCGAAAATGGTGATACGGGGCCGTTAGTAAATGCCGAATGGTATTATGGTCCACAGATTTGGATGAATAGCACGCTGCGTGTCGACTATTTTGGTTCAACAGACATCTATGATAATATTACGGCTACATTCTCTCATCAATGGTTCCAGGAGAGTCGCAATGATCGAGATTTCCAGGATGACTGGCTCCGAAATCGCGAAGAGAATGTAAACGTTTATATTGGTCAGCTCGATTTTGATAAACATATTGACGAGCAGAAAGAGTTGTATTACGGCATTGAGGGGATCTACAACCATGTGGGATCAGAAGCAAAGTCTACGAATATTGCTACCGGCCGTCAGGTTCCAGTAGCTACTCGTTATCCTGGTGGTGGAAGTCATTTTACGCAACTGGCTGCGTACGCGAAATATGAGCAGGAACTTACATCTGATCTTACTGCAGTAATCGGATCGCGGTATAGTCATATTTTGTTGAATGCGCAACTCAGTGATCAGTTTTACGACTTTGATTTTAGGGAAATTTCATTGAATACCGGAGCCTTGAGTGGAAATGTAGGGTTTACCTATCGACCGGCCGACCAGCTGCAATTTAACCTCAATGGATCTACCGGCTTTCGGGCTCCCAATGTAGATGATGTGGCCAAAGTTTTTGACTCTGAGCCCGGAACAGTCATTGTTCCGAACCCTGACCTAAATTCGGAATATACCTATAACGTAGACCTGGCGGTCATCAAGGGGTTCGGAGATGCAGCAAAATTTGAAGTCAATGGTTTTTATACCTGGTTAAGAGACGCTATGGTGCGGCGCGATTTCGGGGATTCCTTTGGTCAGGATTCAATTGTATATGATGGTACAATGAGTAATGTAGAAGCGGTTGTAAATGCAGGAAAGGCATATATCTATGGCGTCAAAGCAAAGTTTTCAACACAAATAGGGAAGGGGCTTTCATTCAGTGCTCAGGGTACATATACCGAGGGCAGAGATAAGTCGAATGATAAGCCGTTGCGACATGTAGCACCATTTTTTGGAACGACTTCTCTAACGTATGAACATAATCCGATAATGGTAGAGGTATTTTCTGAGTTTAATGCTGAAAAGCCTATTTCAGATTTTTCTCCGTCAGAACGGAGTAAAACGCATTTGTATACTTCAGAAGGTACGCTCGGATGGGCAACCTTAAATATCAGGACTTCTTATCAGATTACAGAGGAGACGAAGATAAATATTGGGATCGAAAATATTTTTGATAAGCACTATCGACCGTATTCATCAGGTATTAGTGCACCAGGTAGAAATATTCGGGTAGCGTTACGTGCCCAAATATAGTAAACGTTTTTGCATCTAAGGCTGTTTGATGGAAGGTATGTTGGTTTATTAAAGATTGGTTAATGAATATTAGAAAATCTTTGAAATGACCGAATTCCCATGAAATTTGGGTATTTTAGAGTAAATAATAATTACGTTGGTAAAGTAGTTTGCATATTCGATTCATCTGGCGTTAACCAATTGATGTATTTATGCAAGGCAAAACACAAATTTCATCAAACATCCGTAACACGGTCGTTGGAGCTTTTTCTGTGCTCCTGCTGAGTACAAGTTGTATTAATACAAATGATGTAGATCAGTATATTGATACAAATTCGGGAAAGGGGCTAAATGTAACGGTAACAGAACCGATAGATCGGGACTATCCCCAGATTAAGCAGGAGGGAACTCTGCGTATGATCACCCGGTATAGTTCGAATACCTACTTTTTGCACCAAGGGTTGGAATGGGGATTTGAATATGAACTTGTACGAAAGTTTGCTAAAGAGCACGACTTGGCTTTGGAAGTAGTGGTCGTGGGGCCAAATGAAAATCCCTATGATTTGTTAAATAGTGGCAAAGGGGATCTTATTGCGGCAAACTATGCTGCGACACAAGAACGAAAGCAGTATGTCAATTTTACCCGTCCTTATAATTTGGTAGACCAGGTGTTGGTGTTTTCGGAAGGGCTTGGGAACCCTCCTCAAACTATTGATGAGGTAGTAGAGCGAAAAATACCGATCACCGTTCGTCGAAATAGTTCCTATTTTTACCGGCTGCAAAATTTGCGAGATCAGGGTATTTCGTTGGAAACGAACGAAGTGGCCAATACAAAGGATACTGAATCACTTTTGTTTGATGTATCTAAGAATGAGTATTTAGCTACAGTGGCAGATGATAATATTTTTAATGCCTCTAATAAGTATATGCAAGGGCTTGTTAAAGGACCAACTATTGCTCAGAGTGATACTATTGCGTGGGCTATTCGTAACAATGCTTCAGATTTGGAAACAGAATTAAATCGCTTTTTATATAAGCATTTTCGGTTTGGGAATGCTGGGGAAGAGCCCAAACGCTCTACCTTTTTAAACGTGTTGCGTAAACGCTATTTCGAATCGGGACAGCAAATTGCCGAGTATTATAACCCGGATGCCTCCAGTCGGGGCTCAGGAGTTATTTCTCCGTATGATGATCTCATTAAAGAGGTCGCCGACTCGGTAGGGGTTGATTGGTTGTTAGTAGCGTCTATAGCAGCGCAGGAAACTAAATTTAATCCCAATTCCAAAAGTTGGGCTGGTGCTGTAGGGTTAATGCAGGTGATGCCTCGATTTTCGGAGGTTAGTAATGAAGAAGAACTTTTCGATGTGCGTACAAATATCAAAGAGGGGGTGCGCATTATAAAAGACCATCTCGAGCATTATGCTTATATGGACAGTACCAATAAATGGGCTTTTGCCTTAGCGGCATATAATGCTGGTCCAGGACATATTGCGGATGCTCGTCGACTGGCTATTGATCACAATAAAGATCCCAACGAGTGGGAAAATGTTGAAGATGCCCTGCTTAAACTTATGCAGCGAAAGTATTACAAAGATGCTCGTTATGGATTCTGTAGGGGAATTGAAACAGTTCGTTATGTTAAAGAGATAACGAATAGGTATAAAACTTATGAAAGTGTACTGACGATGGCCGAGCGCAATAATTCGGGAACAGGGCCGGGAGTTATGGGACTCTTTAATTAACTTTGATGACGATGATGGTCACATCATCTGCTTGTATATCCTTTGAATAGGATCGAATATCCTTAATTATTGCTTCTTGAATTTGTTTTGATGGTTTTTCCCGGTGTTGTTTAATGCATTCAAATAACCGCTCTTCGCCATATTCTTCTGTTTCGCTCTCATTTTTGGCTTCCGTAACTCCATCCGTGTAAAGCACTAAGATATCATTGCTTTTGAGCGATAATACTTGCTCTTCGTAGGGCGTCATCGTTGTCATAGCTCCTAAAATAAGCCCGCCTTCAGTGAGTTCTTTAACTTCT belongs to Fodinibius sp. Rm-B-1B1-1 and includes:
- a CDS encoding TetR/AcrR family transcriptional regulator, yielding MGKKDRKAREKERRRNQILDAAEKVIFSQSLEQATMDEIAEEAELSKGTLYLYFKNKTELYIAITQRGSDLLNSKFAKVFSGAHDHTGLELIRKMGETYLDFVREYPNYFTAFMYYESLSDVKVLEDSTYAEQCDQNRREALNFMIRALQIGMQDGSVDDQYEPKELATIIFASTRGLTAMVHASGRGHHAQLLDEIEVGVSTIFENFLNLLVKGMASPNELKNSENG
- a CDS encoding DMT family transporter, with translation MAEEYPKVKVLAALLAGLTAFGFAPILVRYASDTSPLVLVVYRTVFAALMLFPFWLWMRDSTARSGKGEERLWIALSGICLGLHFTFWISSLYYTSVASASVLVTIHPIIMILVERLWFKRNFATTTWIGVFLAFAGSVLLGISDSQIEQDFSDPLFGNFLALTAAIIFVVYLLIGQKIRKKREWIDYVFPVYFYAAVACVLIAVVMGKNLFDISTIGVWAGVGLAFGPQILGHGSMNYAVKYVSPTLLSTLILVEPLLASVLAFFLFAELPPVASILAMVIILAGVGLTWRRSA
- a CDS encoding DUF4293 family protein: MIQRIQSVLLFLAFLLNGSVFFNALYSHAMQDPQQWLGLSFAIILTIASLGSLGTIFLYKNRENHVKWVSILLAVQVIVIGIALGIYISLGGFGTYLWDETIGLGLLALALVAQLYARKKIKDDIELVKSMDRIR
- a CDS encoding efflux RND transporter periplasmic adaptor subunit, whose amino-acid sequence is MKKLFVLAFSTLIFASACGNGPATENETENDAVAVTTEEVRPSTFKHYLNIQGTVESDKTISITPKVTATVEEINVKAGDQVEKGTVLARLDGEVTRTQIEEVKSQLELAKTRYERQKNLREDNIGSEIQLLEIETQVRSLENQLATLQEQYDNYLMRATIGGTVNRVYIKEGENIGPNGPSFQISNAEALKVTAEISESYINRVETTDSVTITLPSIDRQITKPIDVVGNVIDPLNRTFGIEVYIPNIDGMVRPNMLAKLKINDYQRANALTVPVDIVQSSNGGGHLFVAQESDSGWVAKQKKVVIGSSYQDEIVIEQGLQAGDQIITVGYNGLNDGDALSIQEN
- a CDS encoding efflux RND transporter permease subunit; translation: MSFKEFKPSSIAINNRTTVYLVTVLVTIIGIFSYIMLPKEQFPEVEIPIFNVVTIQAGSSPADVENLITRPLEQELRSIDGIDKISSVSKQAASIITIEFETSKDKLVAQQEVNDAVEKARGDLPTSLTEDPEVTDINLDDQPILNINLSGNYDLVQLKRFADQIQDKVESLSGINEAEIVGALEPEIEINMDLPKMLAAGVTFQQVRQAVSNTNVTISAGGLDVGRMERAVRVDGEVTSADDLRNLLITNNSGRQVYLKDVAEIRNGFADRESYARLNGEDVITLNVKKQGGANLIEMSELTVETVDELKEAQLPDGLNITYTGDRSQDTRDSVANLFNTVILGFFFVVLVLMFIMGVQNAIFVGLAIPLSSLIAFAVMPAMEGYSINIVVLFALILGLGIVVDNAIVIVENIYRYITTTEYDKIEAAKRAAGEIALPVITGTLTTIAPFVPLLFWTGIMGRFMVYLPITIILTLTASLVVALFMNPVFAVSFMDDTDGKTLEDAGHKDNKGVWIAGGVFGALAGIFYLAGIPFAANLLIFLYGLYLLERFVLSPMIVKFNQSVLPRIQDNYKGLIAWILEGRRPWYTLGATILFLIGSVVLLVIRSPKVVFFAESEPNSVYVYNEMPTGTDLEVTNDVTKKLEERVYDVLGRDNPVVKSIITNVAVGAAPPNSIDQTPSPNRSRIAISFVDYQYRDGVSTQALMDKIRENVKGIPSAQVTVEQEQQGPPSGKPINIEITGDEFDQLIQISERVTNYIESQNIGGIEQLRSDLQNNNPEIIVDIDEVKANSYGLSNAQLGMELNTALLGQPISTYRDQDEEYDIRLRLQEEYRSNITDLMNLRIPTPSGGMIPISAVADAEYVSNVGSINRIDLNRVVTVSSNVLEGYNANEINAQIREALQDFDVPEGYSVSLTGQQEDQAEAANFLSIALFAAVALIFLILVAQFNSIGKPVIIMSQVVFSLIGVFIGFATFGLDVSVVMTGMGIIAVAGIVVKNGIILIDYTDILRNEGKSLREAVIEGGRVRLNPVILTAASTILGLIPLAMGVNIDFYGLFASFDPNIYFGGDNADFWGSLAWTIIFGLGFATFLTLFLVPSMYYIGVQTKRKIKALLP
- a CDS encoding TolC family protein, with product MHPTNILKIGLTVILSLSISTTVLGQQDSTQTAFEEIEENPGAISLDQAIQIALANNTEIKRSLLSVRDADQQVRTAWSNVMPEITSSANYTRNLEVPVNFIPEVVFDPNGDPDKLVPVAFGTDNNWQGGFTISQTIFNGQAFVGVSTSGLFKTAQSEGMRATAQGIVTQTRMAYYQVLIAKEQVRLQQSRLDRVQENLDDTRKSYEQGLVDKYAVTQLEVQLENIKPNLTSAKFSEKESIRNLLDAMGLPVSLSLEVKGDLSGYDIQSANASEIENKAIKKVDRMTALSLESDSALLQRAFEMRGDLRVLDVQQQLQEKRIKAEKSKYLPSVQANYNMQWTAAQSGTPVFFGSEQQRARSQTFMVGVQLPIFQGFRRDAAIQQAQIQQKDLQLQEYQAKRTAESEITSAEESIREAFQIESARKRALDLAQEGYDRALKRYQSGLGSQQEVTDAELQLREAEVGYAQMVFNYLAAKAQYDQAVGKVPFVEEDVEPIKNKIELE